From a region of the Zingiber officinale cultivar Zhangliang chromosome 4B, Zo_v1.1, whole genome shotgun sequence genome:
- the LOC121978401 gene encoding G-type lectin S-receptor-like serine/threonine-protein kinase At4g27290 → MEAIEVCSKNGKKEICRYEGTSLVEAKEIAYLEIFVAAEPGFQYRGREGLVYLCASSMRSPATRIRSSSTKNPRWRYNDQNSSLIHGQTLTSTGDLFQLSFFRLDNNSSAKGYLGIWYCNLTPQEGTVVWIANRNNSVNTSIASFNLTSDGNLILFEEDKVVWSTGTRSTELNSARLQLLDSGNLVLNDYNSILWQSFEDSNNSDTYLPGMKLGFDNRTNTSWRQVSWKNSMDPSPGDYIQMIRALPILDLVTLKGSAKYHRGGLWNGYWFVGHPLTASSQVANSVNITFVSNENESYFMTNYKTSPTPVLIRSMLWANGTFQRWFLDSSKREWQFLSSTPADECDEYNRCGRNRVCTQIYVAVECQCLDGFINITENGSEVGCERKKPLNCSSNQFSKVQNVKVPDTENATPRGNMSHDDCQNLCLNDCSCMAYAVISGSYGCITWPGDLLDLRTFVNKGDDLYVRLAGELDHPNQKDQDEIRGAESLLFDLEAIRIATDNFSDRNKLGEGGFGPVYKGTLENGEDVAVKRLSRGSGQGLDELKNEVFLVSKLRHKNLVRLLGCCLESEEKLLVYNYLANTSLDKFLFDNSKREQLDWAKRFKIIEGISRGLLYLHEDSPVKIIHRDLKASNILLDANMDPKISDFGLAKLFGADETHGNTKRIAGTFGYMVPEYVIHGLFSVKSDVYSYGVLILEILIGRKNSGYRGSEYPIEPVTHMVWRHWTQGNALQVVDQDLVEQCQAQQILRCIHIGLLCVQDDPIQRPTMANVVLMLNNHFVSLPTPLAPAFLSNCNTTIESNGAPRRDNSNGSKGILIKISENNVSISVLEPR, encoded by the exons atgGAAGCGATTGAAGTTTGCTCCAAGAATGGAAAGAAAGAGATCTGCAGATATGAAGGAACCAGTTTGGTAGAAGCAAAAGAAATCGCATACCTGGAGATCTTTGTCGCCGCCGAGCCTGGATTTCAGTATCGAGGACGCGAGGGTTTGGTCTACTTGTGCGCCTCGTCGATGAGATCCCCCGCGACGAGGATTAGATCTTCATCGACGAAGAACCCGCGATG GAGATACAATGATCAGAACAGCTCACTTATACATGGACAGACCTTAACATCGACAGGAGACTTGTTTCAACTGAGCTTCTTCAGACTAGATAATAATAGTTCGGCGAAGGGATACTTGGGAATCTGGTACTGCAATCTCACACCGCAAGAAGGCACTGTAGTATGGATCGCCAATCGGAATAACTCTGTCAACACATCCATAGCATCCTTCAACCTCACTTCCGATGGAAATCTAATCTTATTTGAGGAGGACAAAGTCGTTTGGTCGACGGGAACAAGATCCACTGAACTCAATTCTGCACGCTTGCAGCTTTTAGATTCTGGAAACCTCGTTCTGAACGACTACAACTCGATTCTATGGCAGAGCTTTGAGGACTCGAACAACAGCGACACGTATCTCCCTGGAATGAAGCTCGGATTTGACAACCGGACCAACACTTCATGGCGGCAAGTGTCATGGAAGAACTccatggatccttccccgggagaCTACATCCAAATGATTCGTGCTCTACCTATACTGGATTTGGTCACGTTGAAAGGATCCGCCAAATACCATCGCGGCGGCCTATGGAACGGATATTGGTTCGTGGGGCATCCATTGACGGCGAGCAGCCAGGTGGCCAACTCAGTAAATATCACATTTGTGTCCAACGAGAATGAGAGCTATTTTATGACTAATTACAAAACCTCGCCGACGCCGGTGCTGATACGCTCAATGTTGTGGGCCAACGGAACCTTCCAGCGTTGGTTTCTTGACAGTAGCAAGAGAGAGTGGCAATTTCTGTCGTCGACTCCGGCGGACGAGTGCGATGAGTACAATCGCTGCGGCCGCAACAGAGTGTGCACCCAGATATACGTTGCTGTCGAGTGCCAGTGCTTGGACGGGTTTATAAATATTACGGAGAACGGAAGCGAGGTTGGATGCGAGAGGAAGAAGCCTTTGAATTGCTCGTCGAATCAATTTTCCAAGGTGCAGAACGTGAAAGTGCCCGACACTGAGAACGCTACACCACGAGGAAACATGAGTCACGATGACTGCCAGAATTTGTGCTTGAATGATTGCTCCTGCATGGCATATGCGGTGATCAGTGGGTCTTATGGATGCATAACTTGGCCTGGTGATCTGTTAGATCTCAGAACATTCGTCAATAAAGGAGATGATTTATACGTTCGGCTCGCAGGAGAATTGGATCACCCAA ACCAAAAAGATCAAGATGAAATAAGAGGAGCAGAATCTCTATTGTTTGATCTGGAGGCTATTAGGATAGCTACGGACAACTTCTCTGATAGAAACAAACTAGGAGAAGGAGGATTTGGGCCTGTTTATAAG GGGACACTGGAGAACGGAGAGGATGTAGCAGTAAAAAGACTTTCAAGAGGCTCAGGACAAGGACTGGATGAATTAAAAAATGAAGTGTTTCTGGTATCCAAACTTCGGCACAAAAACCTTGTGAGGCTGTTGGGTTGTTGCTTGGAATCAGAGGAGAAACTACTCGTTTACAATTATCTTGCTAATACAAGTCTTGACAAGTTTTTGTTTG ATAATTCAAAGAGAGAACAGTTGGATTGGGCAAAAAGATTTAAGATCATTGAAGGCATCAGTCGAGGACTTCTTTATCTTCATGAAGATTCGCCGGTGAAGATTATTCATCGGGACTTAAAAGCTAGTAACATATTGTTAGATGCAAATATGGATCCTAAAATTTCAGATTTTGGTCTTGCGAAGCTTTTTGGTGCAGATGAAACACATGGAAATACTAAAAGAATTGCTGGAACATT TGGATATATGGTACCAGAATATGTTATTCATGGGTTATTCTCAGTTAAATCAGATGTGTATAGCTATGGTGTGTTAATCTTGGAGATCCTAATTGGTCGGAAGAATAGTGGTTACCGAGGATCCGAATATCCAATTGAACCTGTTACTCAT ATGGTCTGGCGCCATTGGACCCAAGGAAATGCCTTGCAAGTAGTTGATCAAGATCTAGTTGAACAATGTCAAGCTCAACAAATATTAAGGTGCATACATATAGGGTTACTATGCGTGCAAGATGATCCAATTCAAAGACCCACCATGGCCAATGTTGTGCTTATGCTCAACAATCACTTTGTCAGCCTTCCCACACCTTTAGCACCAGCATTTCTCAGTAACTGTAATACCACCATTGAATCAAATGGCGCTCCAAGGAGAGATAATTCCAACGGAAGCAAGGGAATTCTaataaaaatttctgaaaataatGTCTCAATATCTGTGTTGGAGCCTAGATAG